A stretch of the Sphingobacterium thalpophilum genome encodes the following:
- a CDS encoding acyl-CoA dehydrogenase family protein encodes MRQINIDYYQIDDLLSDEHKLIRRTVRDFVRSEIKPVIEEAAQEHRAIDGLMPKLGSIGALGPYIPAEYGGAGLDQISYGLIMQELEAGDSAVRSAASVQSSLVMYPIYSYGSEAQRRKFLPPLASGEFIGAFGLTEPNHGSDPAGMETKLKSYEGGFLLNGAKMWITNAPICDIAVVWAKDESGKVRGVIVERGMEGFETPETLHKWSLRASKTGELVFHDVFIPAENVLPEVNSMRGPLSCLNSARYGISWGVIGAAIDCYETAVQYALERQQFDRPIGGFQLQQKKLAEFLTEITKAQLLSWRLGVLKNEGKATPQQISMAKRNNVNMALQIARESRQILGGMGIVGDFPIMRHMMNLESVVTYEGTHDIHLLITGQDITGLNAFSS; translated from the coding sequence ATGAGACAAATTAATATTGATTATTATCAGATAGATGATCTGTTGTCTGATGAGCATAAACTGATCCGCCGGACTGTTCGGGATTTTGTACGTTCTGAAATAAAGCCTGTTATTGAAGAGGCAGCACAAGAACATCGTGCAATTGACGGGCTCATGCCAAAGCTTGGATCGATAGGTGCCTTAGGCCCTTATATTCCGGCAGAGTATGGTGGGGCAGGGTTGGACCAGATTTCCTATGGTCTGATTATGCAGGAATTGGAGGCTGGAGATTCTGCGGTGCGTTCGGCTGCGTCGGTACAATCGTCTCTAGTGATGTATCCAATTTACAGTTACGGAAGTGAAGCACAGCGCCGTAAATTTTTACCACCACTTGCCTCTGGGGAGTTTATTGGCGCCTTTGGCTTGACTGAACCTAATCATGGTTCCGATCCTGCTGGAATGGAGACCAAATTAAAGTCTTATGAAGGCGGTTTTTTATTGAATGGGGCAAAGATGTGGATTACTAACGCTCCTATTTGCGATATTGCAGTGGTTTGGGCAAAAGACGAAAGCGGAAAGGTTCGAGGAGTCATTGTTGAGCGCGGTATGGAAGGCTTTGAGACACCAGAAACTTTGCATAAATGGTCCTTGCGGGCGTCAAAGACTGGAGAACTTGTTTTTCATGATGTTTTCATTCCTGCTGAAAATGTCTTACCAGAGGTGAATTCTATGCGCGGGCCGTTGTCTTGTTTGAATTCAGCCCGTTATGGAATATCTTGGGGTGTGATTGGCGCGGCAATAGATTGTTACGAAACCGCTGTCCAATATGCACTGGAAAGACAGCAGTTTGATCGGCCGATCGGAGGCTTCCAGTTGCAGCAGAAAAAGCTTGCCGAATTCCTTACTGAAATTACAAAGGCACAGTTGCTTTCCTGGCGTTTGGGTGTACTGAAGAATGAGGGCAAGGCTACGCCGCAGCAGATTTCCATGGCGAAACGAAATAATGTGAATATGGCCTTACAAATTGCACGGGAATCCAGACAGATTCTGGGTGGGATGGGCATTGTTGGTGATTTTCCGATTATGCGGCACATGATGAACCTTGAATCTGTTGTCACCTATGAAGGTACACATGATATTCATTTATTGATAACAGGACAAGATATTACTGGCTTGAATGCATTCTCGTCATAA
- a CDS encoding suppressor of fused domain protein codes for MSFWDKVKKLMSGEDSAASENKEVEITAGGSTVYRYEEQPEEKKDPRNLFPEIQCVYLEEIEEHLTKYIAPPEMVFHEIISELVHIDVHWIKPSADYPFNILVTSGMSDLPMHVPDELENKESYERAELMVVLPADWAIGEQEFQDDNNYWPVYFLKRLARFPHEYKTWLGYGHTIPNGADAEEIANTGFGCMLLLPPMLSFGEEFLELKTKDGNVINFYAMIPIYKEEMDYKLEEGTDALLDRFDEYGISELVDVDRPNVCH; via the coding sequence ATGTCGTTTTGGGATAAAGTTAAAAAATTAATGAGCGGTGAAGACAGTGCTGCTTCTGAAAACAAGGAAGTGGAAATTACCGCTGGTGGTTCTACGGTGTATCGTTATGAAGAACAACCCGAAGAAAAAAAAGATCCGAGGAATCTTTTTCCCGAAATTCAGTGTGTCTATCTGGAAGAAATCGAGGAGCATTTGACAAAATATATTGCTCCACCCGAAATGGTTTTTCATGAAATCATTTCTGAGCTGGTACATATCGATGTGCATTGGATCAAACCCAGTGCAGATTATCCCTTTAACATTCTGGTAACTTCAGGCATGAGTGATTTGCCTATGCATGTTCCGGATGAACTGGAAAACAAAGAAAGTTATGAGCGAGCTGAGCTAATGGTTGTGCTTCCTGCTGACTGGGCGATAGGCGAGCAGGAATTTCAGGATGATAACAACTACTGGCCGGTTTACTTTTTAAAACGGCTGGCACGGTTTCCTCATGAATATAAAACGTGGCTCGGCTATGGCCATACCATTCCAAATGGAGCAGATGCCGAAGAGATCGCCAATACCGGATTCGGCTGTATGCTGCTATTGCCTCCGATGCTTAGCTTCGGTGAGGAATTCCTAGAACTTAAAACTAAAGATGGCAACGTGATTAATTTCTACGCAATGATCCCAATTTATAAGGAAGAAATGGATTATAAGTTAGAAGAAGGAACCGATGCGCTACTGGACCGTTTCGATGAGTACGGCATTTCTGAACTGGTGGACGTGGACCGACCGAACGTGTGCCATTAA
- a CDS encoding energy transducer TonB, translating to MVSKIFSTVVLLVFTCWHVHAQAVRDIPADSLVQKVDEFPYFKGGLTAWSKFLQNNLDLTRTAMMMDSVAYVKYGAKQTAVLNFIVCEDGAICNIEIENPEKISPEFAKAVLAAMRRSPQWMPALVKGKPVKTRFRQPVVAVIE from the coding sequence ATGGTTTCTAAAATTTTTTCCACCGTTGTACTGCTGGTTTTTACGTGTTGGCACGTTCATGCTCAGGCTGTCCGTGACATACCCGCGGATAGTTTGGTTCAGAAAGTGGATGAGTTTCCATATTTTAAAGGCGGACTAACAGCATGGTCTAAATTTTTGCAGAATAACCTCGATTTGACCAGAACTGCCATGATGATGGACAGCGTCGCCTATGTGAAGTATGGGGCAAAGCAGACTGCGGTTCTTAATTTTATCGTTTGCGAAGATGGCGCCATCTGCAATATCGAAATCGAAAATCCGGAAAAAATTAGTCCGGAGTTCGCGAAGGCGGTACTGGCTGCCATGCGCAGGTCTCCACAGTGGATGCCAGCTCTGGTGAAGGGAAAGCCGGTTAAGACCCGGTTTCGGCAGCCTGTAGTTGCAGTTATCGAATAA
- a CDS encoding formylglycine-generating enzyme family protein, giving the protein MLLNLTLVTCLSLFPAPDTLSCCVGASIPTRAGMIKSKLSRQDAGTDGKMVLVKGGRFLMGSSRFEDSKPLHTVEISSFYMDEHEVTNAQFTQFVKETGYITVAERELDAGDFPGVDPSMLVPGSAVFSKPEEIRSLNNYLMWWEYIPGASWQHPEGPQSSIKDRMDHPVVQVAYEDAEAYAKWAGKRLPTEAEWEYAARSGQDANDNVYYWGSELKPDGKWKANIYQGQFPVDNSKEDGYEGTAPVKSFPPNTLGLYDMEGNVWEWCSDYYRPDYYQHSALSNPKGPENSYDPQEPNLEKRVQRGGSFLCNDQYCERYKAGSRGKGEVNSPTNNVGFRCVKDIK; this is encoded by the coding sequence ATGCTACTTAATCTGACACTGGTTACTTGTCTGTCGTTATTTCCGGCACCTGATACACTTTCATGCTGCGTCGGAGCGAGTATACCGACACGGGCAGGAATGATTAAATCGAAATTATCAAGGCAGGATGCTGGCACCGATGGAAAAATGGTCTTGGTCAAAGGTGGCCGTTTTTTGATGGGTAGTTCTAGGTTTGAGGACAGTAAGCCTTTGCATACGGTAGAAATATCATCCTTTTATATGGATGAGCATGAAGTGACGAATGCGCAATTTACTCAGTTTGTAAAAGAAACGGGGTATATTACCGTCGCTGAACGGGAACTGGACGCCGGAGATTTCCCTGGCGTAGACCCCAGCATGCTTGTTCCCGGATCTGCGGTATTTTCCAAACCGGAAGAAATCCGCTCCTTAAATAACTACCTGATGTGGTGGGAGTATATCCCTGGTGCAAGCTGGCAGCATCCTGAAGGACCTCAAAGCTCCATAAAGGACAGAATGGATCATCCTGTGGTACAGGTTGCTTACGAGGATGCGGAAGCCTATGCAAAATGGGCGGGTAAGCGCCTGCCGACAGAAGCCGAATGGGAATATGCGGCACGTTCCGGACAGGATGCGAATGATAATGTTTATTACTGGGGCAGCGAATTAAAGCCAGATGGCAAGTGGAAAGCAAATATCTATCAAGGACAGTTTCCTGTCGATAATTCAAAGGAGGACGGGTATGAAGGTACGGCTCCGGTCAAATCGTTTCCGCCAAATACTTTGGGACTGTACGACATGGAAGGAAATGTCTGGGAATGGTGTTCGGACTATTATAGGCCCGACTATTATCAGCATAGTGCGCTGTCTAACCCCAAAGGGCCTGAAAATTCTTATGATCCTCAGGAGCCAAACCTTGAAAAACGTGTACAACGGGGAGGATCTTTTCTTTGCAATGATCAGTATTGCGAACGTTATAAAGCCGGGAGCAGAGGCAAAGGTGAGGTCAATAGCCCTACCAATAACGTCGGGTTTCGTTGTGTTAAAGATATCAAATAG
- a CDS encoding Gfo/Idh/MocA family protein, whose amino-acid sequence MNSRRDFLKKAGILSSLAVSLPTLVHAESASEAFNMCGYAAPKIDKVKVAVIGLGMRGPGAVERLSYIAGCEIVALCDKHADRVEKAQKILTSKGLKTARSYSGEDGWKTLLKEQQLDLVYICTPWSYHASMSIAAMKAGNHVACEVPIALSIKDCWEVVKTSEATRTHCMMLENCCYDFFEMLTLNMVRQGLFGELVHAEGAYIHDLLDLNFAKNGYDNMWRLRENIKINGNLYPTHGLGPVAQCLNINRGDKMDHLVAMSSNDFMMGEKAKELAGKDSFFQEFVGKKYRGNMNTTLIRTAKGKTIMLQHDVTSPRPYSRLHTISGTKGFAQKYPTENIAFGHEFIGTEKLKELYDKYTPELVKYIGEQAKQVGGHGGMDFMMDWRLIDCLRNGLPLDQDVYDAASWSCIVPLSAESVGRNCKTVAVPDFTKGAWKHNAPVDITLRGGGNTPIRSKSVKKENLQLDV is encoded by the coding sequence ATGAATTCTAGAAGAGATTTTCTAAAAAAGGCGGGTATATTATCTTCGTTGGCAGTTTCGCTTCCCACTTTAGTGCATGCAGAGTCGGCATCGGAAGCATTCAATATGTGTGGTTACGCGGCGCCCAAGATTGATAAGGTCAAAGTTGCAGTGATCGGGTTAGGAATGCGTGGTCCGGGCGCTGTGGAACGACTGTCCTATATTGCCGGCTGTGAAATTGTAGCGCTATGTGATAAACATGCCGACCGTGTGGAGAAAGCACAGAAAATACTGACTTCAAAAGGCTTAAAAACTGCCCGTTCCTACTCCGGGGAGGATGGTTGGAAGACCCTGTTGAAAGAGCAGCAATTGGATCTAGTGTATATTTGTACACCTTGGTCCTATCACGCATCGATGAGTATTGCTGCCATGAAAGCCGGTAATCATGTTGCCTGTGAAGTACCGATCGCCTTATCGATAAAGGACTGTTGGGAAGTCGTCAAAACCTCTGAAGCGACAAGAACGCATTGTATGATGCTGGAGAACTGCTGTTATGACTTTTTCGAAATGCTAACCCTAAACATGGTTCGGCAGGGATTGTTCGGCGAACTGGTTCATGCTGAAGGCGCTTATATCCATGATCTATTGGACCTGAATTTTGCAAAGAATGGCTATGATAATATGTGGCGCTTACGGGAAAATATCAAAATAAATGGCAACTTGTATCCTACTCACGGTCTAGGTCCTGTTGCACAGTGCCTAAATATCAATCGAGGTGACAAAATGGACCATTTAGTGGCGATGTCGTCCAACGATTTCATGATGGGTGAAAAAGCAAAAGAGCTCGCGGGTAAAGACTCCTTTTTTCAGGAGTTTGTTGGCAAAAAGTATCGCGGCAATATGAACACCACGCTTATCCGTACAGCAAAAGGCAAGACGATTATGCTGCAGCATGATGTCACTTCGCCAAGACCGTATTCCAGGCTGCATACCATAAGTGGAACAAAAGGATTTGCACAAAAATACCCAACAGAGAATATCGCTTTTGGACACGAGTTTATCGGAACAGAAAAGCTAAAAGAACTGTATGACAAATATACACCAGAATTGGTGAAATATATCGGAGAACAGGCAAAGCAGGTGGGCGGACATGGAGGAATGGATTTCATGATGGACTGGCGGTTGATCGACTGCCTGCGGAATGGCCTACCTTTAGATCAAGATGTATATGATGCCGCTTCGTGGAGCTGTATCGTCCCGTTAAGTGCTGAATCGGTTGGGAGAAATTGCAAGACTGTTGCAGTGCCGGATTTTACAAAAGGTGCTTGGAAACATAATGCTCCTGTTGATATTACCCTGCGAGGCGGGGGAAATACCCCTATCCGCTCTAAGAGCGTAAAAAAGGAAAATCTTCAGTTGGATGTATAG
- the lat gene encoding L-lysine 6-transaminase encodes MSTVHQRLSKHILADGFPLVMDMEKSHGSYIVDENGDEYLDMFSMFASMAVGYNHPHLVKHRDFLGKMAVNKPAMSDIYPKEFADFVDTFGRVAIPDELAYAFFISGGTLAVENALKAAFDWKTRLNFSQGIQKEAHQVIHFRQAFHGRSGYTLSLTNTHDPRKYMYFPKFNWPRITNPKLSYPLTAERIKQTIDLEEKAIDEINYALESNPHDIACIIIEPIQGEGGDNHFRKEFLQQLREICDKQQILLIFDEVQTGLGITGKMWAYQHYDVLPDVIAFGKKAQVCGILASKEKFDLVEHHVFRESSRINSTFGGDFMDMLRFKLILEVIEQENLVLNAAEKGEYLKSKLEELMVERPQLSNLRGEGLFVALDFESTDARNEFIKKAYANKLIMLGCGERSIRFRPHLNVSFEDIDRTVSIMTASL; translated from the coding sequence ATGAGCACTGTACATCAACGATTAAGCAAACATATATTGGCAGACGGTTTTCCATTAGTGATGGATATGGAAAAATCGCATGGGTCATATATTGTCGATGAAAACGGCGATGAATACCTTGATATGTTCAGCATGTTTGCCTCCATGGCCGTAGGATACAATCACCCTCATTTGGTTAAACATCGCGACTTTTTAGGAAAAATGGCAGTGAATAAACCTGCAATGTCAGATATCTATCCAAAAGAATTTGCAGACTTTGTGGACACCTTCGGCCGGGTCGCCATCCCAGATGAACTCGCCTATGCCTTCTTCATTTCAGGCGGCACTTTGGCTGTTGAAAATGCCTTGAAAGCAGCTTTTGACTGGAAGACACGACTTAATTTCTCCCAAGGTATACAGAAAGAAGCCCATCAGGTCATACATTTCAGACAGGCATTTCATGGCAGGTCGGGTTATACACTTTCGTTGACCAATACCCATGACCCAAGGAAATATATGTACTTTCCAAAGTTCAACTGGCCGCGGATCACCAATCCCAAGCTAAGTTATCCGCTAACAGCCGAACGCATCAAACAGACAATCGACCTTGAGGAAAAAGCCATAGACGAAATCAACTATGCATTAGAAAGTAACCCACATGACATCGCCTGCATTATTATTGAGCCTATTCAAGGCGAAGGTGGTGATAATCACTTCCGAAAGGAATTTTTGCAGCAACTGCGTGAGATTTGTGACAAACAGCAAATTCTCCTCATCTTTGACGAAGTCCAGACCGGATTGGGCATCACAGGAAAGATGTGGGCATATCAGCATTATGATGTGTTACCAGATGTAATCGCCTTTGGAAAAAAAGCGCAGGTCTGCGGCATATTAGCTAGCAAAGAGAAGTTTGACCTGGTAGAACATCATGTGTTCAGAGAATCGAGCCGGATCAACTCTACCTTTGGTGGAGACTTTATGGACATGCTCCGTTTTAAACTAATCTTAGAAGTGATCGAACAGGAAAATTTAGTTTTAAATGCAGCTGAAAAAGGTGAGTATCTTAAGTCTAAACTTGAAGAACTGATGGTGGAAAGACCGCAGCTCTCCAATCTACGGGGAGAAGGACTGTTTGTAGCGCTGGATTTTGAATCCACTGATGCACGCAATGAGTTTATTAAAAAAGCCTATGCCAATAAGCTGATCATGCTGGGCTGTGGTGAACGAAGTATCCGCTTTAGACCCCACCTCAATGTCAGCTTTGAGGATATCGATCGGACAGTCAGCATTATGACGGCCAGTCTATAA
- the amaB gene encoding L-piperidine-6-carboxylate dehydrogenase yields the protein MKNELKILGISTQNPGSSTGQHWFSGGKLFESFSPVDGKRIALVTGSSRKDYEQVVNSATDAFRTWRLIPAPKRGEIIRQLGDRLRQLKPALGKLVSYEMGKSYQEGMGEVQEMIDICDFALGLSRQLYGNTIHSERPGHRMYEQYHPLGIVGIITAFNFPVAVWAWNIALALVCGNTVIWKPSEKTPLCAIACQKLLAEILYRNGLPEGISSLVIGDKEIGEWLSADVRIGLISATGSTRMGKEVAVTVAQRLGKTLLELGGNNAIIVTPEADLKMTVIGAVFGAVGTAGQRCTSTRRLIIHESIYEKVKKLLTEAYDQLKIGNPLDTNNHVGPLIDKAAVNSYLDALDKIETQGGQLLIKGKVLEGDGYESGCYVQPVIAEVENHYDIVQHETFAPILYLIKYQGDISQAIDLQNGVAQGLSSAVMTNNLREAELFLSAAGSDCGIANVNIGTSGAEIGGAFGGEKDTGGGRESGSDAWKAYMRRQTNTINYSTDLPLAQGIKFDL from the coding sequence ATGAAAAATGAACTCAAAATACTTGGTATATCCACCCAAAACCCGGGATCTTCGACAGGACAGCACTGGTTTTCCGGAGGCAAACTATTTGAATCTTTTTCACCCGTAGATGGCAAGCGTATTGCCTTAGTAACAGGCAGCAGCCGAAAGGATTATGAGCAAGTTGTCAACAGTGCCACAGATGCCTTTAGAACCTGGAGACTTATTCCCGCTCCTAAAAGGGGTGAAATCATACGGCAGCTGGGAGACCGATTACGGCAACTTAAGCCGGCTCTGGGAAAACTGGTCTCTTATGAAATGGGCAAATCCTATCAAGAAGGGATGGGCGAGGTTCAGGAGATGATTGATATCTGTGATTTTGCGCTTGGATTATCCCGTCAGCTTTATGGCAATACCATACATTCGGAACGTCCCGGTCATCGCATGTACGAGCAGTATCATCCGCTGGGAATCGTAGGTATTATTACCGCATTCAATTTTCCGGTTGCTGTATGGGCATGGAATATCGCATTGGCATTGGTCTGTGGAAATACCGTGATTTGGAAACCTAGTGAGAAAACGCCTTTATGTGCCATAGCCTGCCAAAAGCTCCTTGCTGAAATTCTTTACCGGAATGGCCTGCCTGAGGGCATTTCCAGTCTTGTTATTGGTGACAAAGAGATCGGAGAATGGCTATCTGCTGACGTTCGAATCGGTCTAATTTCAGCAACCGGATCAACAAGAATGGGAAAAGAAGTCGCTGTAACCGTTGCTCAGCGACTAGGAAAAACCCTTCTGGAACTAGGAGGCAACAATGCCATCATTGTTACACCGGAAGCGGATCTCAAAATGACTGTCATTGGAGCTGTATTTGGTGCAGTGGGAACCGCTGGGCAACGCTGTACCAGCACGAGGAGACTAATCATCCATGAAAGCATCTATGAAAAAGTGAAGAAACTGTTGACAGAAGCCTATGACCAACTTAAAATCGGTAATCCTCTGGACACAAACAACCATGTTGGGCCGTTGATCGACAAAGCTGCTGTAAATTCATACTTGGATGCATTGGATAAAATCGAAACACAAGGCGGCCAACTTCTGATCAAAGGTAAAGTTCTTGAAGGGGATGGTTATGAAAGTGGCTGCTACGTACAACCTGTTATTGCTGAAGTGGAAAATCATTATGATATCGTACAGCACGAAACGTTTGCGCCAATCCTATATCTTATCAAATACCAAGGAGATATCAGCCAGGCAATCGACCTTCAAAATGGTGTTGCACAAGGCCTCTCTTCTGCGGTGATGACCAACAACTTAAGGGAAGCCGAGCTATTTCTTAGCGCGGCAGGGTCCGACTGTGGCATTGCCAATGTCAATATAGGTACCTCAGGAGCGGAAATCGGAGGGGCATTCGGTGGCGAAAAAGATACAGGTGGCGGCAGAGAATCCGGATCAGATGCCTGGAAAGCGTATATGCGCCGACAGACAAATACCATTAATTACTCGACCGACCTGCCATTGGCACAAGGTATCAAATTCGATTTATAA
- the carB gene encoding carbamoyl-phosphate synthase large subunit yields the protein MPRNTSIKSVLIIGSGPIVIGQACEFDYSGSQASLSLKEEGIEVSIINSNPATIMTDKVVADNVYLLPLTCESIEEVLQKHNIDAVLPTMGGQTALNLCIEASNRGIWEKYNVKVIGVDVAAIEKTENREEFRQLMVDIGVGVAKSKIANSFLEGKEAAQEIGYPLVIRPSYTLAGTGGGFVHRKEDFDAALNRGLHASPTHEVLVEQAVLGWKEFELELLRDSNDNVIIICTIENFDPMGIHTGDSITVAPGMTLSDKCYQEMRNQAILMMRSIGNFAGGCNVQFSVNPENEEIIAIEINPRVSRSSALASKATGYPIAKIAAKLAIGYNLDELQNQITKTTSAYFEPTLDYVIVKIPRFNFDKFKGANKELGLQMKAVGEVMAIGRTFIEALQKACQSLETGRAGLGADGRQWRNLDEIMDSLEHPSGDRLFHIKDAFELGVPLESIRKATRIDKWFLVQIQELVHLEQELRRYQLNNIPRDFFMTLKQKGYSDVQIAWLLGNVTEDQVYDRRKELGINRVYKMVDTCAAEFPAQTPYYYSTFEEENESISSDKKKIIVLGSGPNRIGQGIEFDYSCVHGLLAAKECGYEAIMINCNPETVSTDFNMADKLYFEPVFWEHVREIIELEKPEGVIVQLGGQTALKMAERLEQLGVKIIGTTFKDMDLAEDRGRFSDLLKELDIPYPKYGVATSAEEALQVANEVGYPVLVRPSYVLGGQGMSIVINDEDLEKAVVNLLKNLPGNHILIDHFLDRAEEAESDSICDGQDVHIIGMMEHIEPAGIHSGDSSAVLPPFGLSQAVQDKMEEYSIKLAKALNVRGLLNIQFAVKGENVYVIEANPRASRTVPFIAKAYDVPYINIATKVMLGANKLSDFTIERKLKGYAIKEPVFSFSKFPEVDKQLGPEMKSTGEAIRFIKDLQDPYFRELYNQKSMFLNAQ from the coding sequence ATGCCAAGAAACACTTCCATTAAGTCGGTTTTAATCATCGGATCAGGTCCCATCGTTATCGGTCAGGCTTGTGAATTTGATTATTCTGGATCTCAAGCATCCCTTTCCTTGAAAGAAGAAGGTATTGAAGTATCCATCATCAACTCAAACCCTGCAACAATCATGACGGACAAAGTTGTTGCAGACAATGTCTACTTACTTCCATTAACTTGTGAGAGTATTGAAGAAGTATTGCAAAAACATAACATCGACGCTGTACTTCCTACAATGGGTGGTCAGACGGCTCTGAACTTATGTATAGAAGCCTCCAACCGCGGTATCTGGGAAAAATACAATGTAAAGGTGATCGGTGTGGATGTCGCTGCCATTGAAAAAACTGAAAACCGTGAAGAATTCCGTCAATTAATGGTTGATATCGGGGTGGGTGTCGCAAAATCCAAAATTGCGAACTCTTTCCTGGAGGGTAAAGAAGCTGCTCAAGAAATTGGTTACCCACTTGTGATCCGTCCATCGTATACATTAGCTGGTACAGGTGGCGGTTTCGTACACAGAAAAGAAGATTTTGATGCAGCCTTAAACAGAGGTTTACATGCTTCTCCTACACACGAGGTGTTAGTAGAGCAGGCAGTGCTGGGCTGGAAAGAGTTTGAGCTGGAGCTGCTTCGTGACTCTAATGACAATGTCATCATCATCTGTACCATCGAAAACTTTGATCCAATGGGTATTCATACCGGTGACTCGATCACTGTGGCGCCCGGAATGACCTTATCAGACAAATGTTATCAGGAAATGCGTAATCAGGCGATCCTGATGATGCGCTCCATAGGTAACTTTGCCGGTGGATGTAATGTGCAGTTCTCTGTCAATCCTGAGAATGAAGAGATCATCGCCATTGAGATCAACCCACGGGTATCGCGTTCATCGGCATTGGCATCAAAAGCAACAGGTTACCCTATTGCAAAAATTGCAGCGAAACTGGCAATTGGCTACAACCTCGATGAGCTGCAGAATCAGATTACCAAAACGACCTCAGCCTACTTTGAACCTACATTGGATTACGTTATTGTTAAGATCCCGCGTTTCAACTTCGATAAATTCAAAGGAGCAAACAAAGAATTGGGGCTTCAGATGAAAGCCGTAGGCGAAGTGATGGCAATCGGCCGTACCTTTATTGAGGCATTACAGAAGGCTTGTCAATCGCTGGAAACCGGCCGCGCTGGTTTAGGTGCTGATGGCCGTCAGTGGAGAAATCTTGATGAGATCATGGATAGCTTGGAGCATCCGAGCGGCGACCGTCTATTCCATATCAAAGATGCCTTCGAATTAGGTGTTCCATTGGAATCCATCCGGAAGGCTACACGTATCGATAAATGGTTCCTGGTTCAGATTCAGGAACTGGTACACCTTGAACAGGAATTGCGCCGTTACCAACTGAATAACATTCCCCGCGATTTTTTCATGACCTTAAAGCAAAAAGGTTATTCGGATGTACAGATTGCCTGGCTGTTAGGCAATGTGACAGAAGACCAAGTCTACGATCGTCGTAAGGAACTAGGCATCAACCGTGTTTATAAAATGGTAGACACTTGCGCGGCAGAATTCCCTGCACAGACGCCATATTATTACTCGACATTCGAAGAAGAAAACGAATCGATCTCTTCGGATAAAAAGAAAATCATCGTATTAGGATCCGGTCCTAACCGTATCGGCCAAGGCATCGAATTTGATTACTCTTGCGTTCACGGATTATTGGCCGCTAAGGAATGTGGTTACGAAGCGATCATGATCAACTGTAACCCAGAGACGGTATCTACAGATTTCAACATGGCAGATAAGTTATACTTTGAGCCTGTGTTCTGGGAGCATGTACGGGAGATTATCGAGCTCGAAAAACCTGAAGGCGTCATCGTTCAGTTAGGAGGCCAGACTGCATTGAAAATGGCGGAACGCCTGGAGCAGCTTGGTGTAAAAATCATCGGCACAACTTTCAAGGACATGGACCTTGCGGAAGATCGTGGCCGTTTCTCAGATTTGTTGAAAGAACTGGATATACCTTATCCAAAATATGGAGTGGCAACCTCAGCAGAAGAAGCATTACAAGTTGCCAATGAAGTAGGATATCCTGTATTGGTTCGCCCTTCTTACGTATTAGGTGGGCAAGGCATGAGCATCGTCATCAACGACGAAGATCTCGAAAAAGCCGTTGTTAATTTGCTGAAGAATCTACCAGGAAACCATATTCTAATCGACCACTTCCTGGACCGTGCTGAAGAAGCTGAATCGGATTCTATCTGCGATGGTCAAGATGTACATATAATCGGTATGATGGAGCACATCGAGCCTGCTGGTATACACTCTGGAGACTCTTCGGCTGTGTTGCCTCCATTTGGTTTATCGCAAGCAGTACAGGACAAGATGGAAGAATATTCCATTAAGTTAGCGAAAGCGCTGAATGTACGTGGTCTATTGAATATTCAGTTTGCAGTCAAAGGTGAGAATGTTTACGTTATCGAAGCTAATCCCCGCGCATCCCGTACCGTACCTTTCATCGCAAAAGCATACGATGTTCCTTACATCAATATTGCTACGAAAGTCATGTTAGGAGCAAACAAATTGAGCGATTTCACTATCGAGCGCAAATTGAAAGGATATGCGATTAAAGAACCGGTATTCTCTTTCAGTAAGTTCCCTGAGGTCGACAAACAATTAGGTCCTGAAATGAAATCAACCGGTGAAGCAATCCGCTTTATCAAAGATCTTCAAGACCCATATTTCAGAGAATTATACAATCAAAAATCGATGTTCTTAAATGCACAATAA